The Chloroflexota bacterium genome contains a region encoding:
- a CDS encoding C_GCAxxG_C_C family protein: MGEHLWGTVDPQMIRMAIAFGGGIGGTYQETCGAISGGAMVIGLHMGPQRPRVNEEPMRQAIARYRERFLEEIGPTQCAALREEMYGPQGREPCSVLVQRAVRILLEVLDEFERPDHAG, from the coding sequence GTGGGCGAGCACTTGTGGGGTACCGTAGATCCTCAGATGATACGCATGGCGATCGCTTTCGGCGGAGGGATCGGAGGCACCTATCAGGAGACCTGCGGCGCGATCAGCGGCGGAGCCATGGTCATCGGACTCCACATGGGGCCCCAGCGTCCCAGGGTGAACGAGGAGCCCATGCGCCAGGCCATCGCCCGATACCGGGAGCGCTTTCTGGAGGAGATCGGGCCGACCCAGTGCGCGGCACTGAGAGAGGAAATGTACGGCCCACAGGGGCGAGAGCCCTGCAGCGTGCTGGTGCAACGCGCCGTGCGTATCCTGCTGGAGGTGCTGGACGAATTCGAACGACCCGATCACGCCGGATGA
- a CDS encoding DUF364 domain-containing protein: MSTRVLKDLLATLPDGEVQDIRVGIYWTAVTITAEGDRRCGLASTLRGEERHHHGGEPAVRDAGHLTKLGARELAELVLSRSPVETAIGMATINALLPRQPDRWVEINAEEVIAERGAGRRVALIGHFPFVPRLRERVGTLWVLEQRPREGDLAAEAAPEIIPQADVLAITGTTLINHTFEELMALRRPEALVLLLGPTTPLSPILFEYGVHILSGAVVENADAVLRAVSQGANFRQVRRQGVRLVTMRRWPSDTISPSTRETKRRDKASNVK, translated from the coding sequence GTGTCCACACGGGTGCTGAAAGACTTACTGGCAACCCTGCCGGATGGGGAGGTTCAGGACATCCGGGTGGGAATTTACTGGACAGCCGTCACGATCACCGCGGAAGGGGATCGCCGATGCGGCCTGGCGTCCACCCTGCGCGGCGAGGAACGGCACCATCATGGAGGGGAGCCGGCCGTGCGAGATGCCGGGCACCTGACCAAGCTCGGCGCCCGCGAGCTGGCCGAGCTCGTCCTCTCGCGAAGCCCGGTCGAGACAGCGATCGGGATGGCGACAATCAACGCGCTGCTGCCCAGACAGCCCGACCGATGGGTGGAGATCAACGCGGAGGAGGTGATCGCCGAGCGCGGCGCCGGCAGGCGAGTCGCCCTGATCGGGCACTTTCCCTTCGTCCCCCGTCTGAGGGAGCGAGTGGGAACTCTGTGGGTCCTAGAACAACGCCCCCGGGAGGGGGATCTGGCGGCGGAAGCCGCGCCGGAGATCATCCCCCAAGCCGACGTATTGGCCATCACCGGCACCACGCTCATCAACCACACGTTCGAAGAGTTGATGGCCCTCCGCCGTCCGGAGGCGCTCGTGCTGCTCCTGGGGCCGACCACCCCCCTGTCTCCTATCCTGTTCGAGTACGGGGTCCATATCCTATCCGGGGCGGTGGTGGAGAACGCGGATGCCGTGCTTCGTGCGGTAAGCCAGGGGGCGAACTTCCGCCAGGTACGACGCCAGGGCGTGCGACTGGTGACCATGCGGAGATGGCCCTCGGATACGATCTCACCCTCCACGCGTGAAACCAAGCGCCGAGATAAAGCATCTAATGTAAAGTAG